Proteins from one Methanobacterium aggregans genomic window:
- a CDS encoding adenylyltransferase/cytidyltransferase family protein has translation MATGTFDIIHSGHGYYLQESKKLGGKDAKLVVVVARDATVRSKKRVPVVGEKQRLEVVKMLKPVDEAYLGSTTDMFEIVKKLKPDIIAIGPDQNFNLEDLKKELEKRGLNSEVMKVEGYKKMPLDSSCKIIKKIRKMEFDEKIFEKC, from the coding sequence ATGGCAACAGGAACATTTGACATAATACATTCAGGTCATGGATATTACCTTCAAGAATCCAAGAAACTCGGTGGAAAGGATGCAAAACTCGTTGTGGTTGTTGCAAGGGATGCAACAGTTAGGTCAAAAAAGAGGGTTCCAGTGGTGGGTGAAAAACAACGCCTGGAAGTCGTGAAAATGTTGAAACCCGTTGATGAAGCGTACCTTGGGAGTACAACAGATATGTTTGAGATAGTGAAAAAACTGAAACCTGACATAATCGCAATAGGTCCAGATCAGAACTTCAACCTTGAAGATCTTAAAAAAGAGCTTGAAAAACGTGGTTTAAACTCTGAAGTCATGAAGGTTGAAGGTTATAAAAAAATGCCCCTTGACAGCTCCTGCAAGATCATAAAGAAGATAAGGAAGATGGAGTTTGATGAAAAAATCTTTGAGAAATGTTAA